From the genome of Lycorma delicatula isolate Av1 chromosome 11, ASM4794821v1, whole genome shotgun sequence, one region includes:
- the LOC142332597 gene encoding protein ILRUN, whose protein sequence is MDVDNDLVDQHLLQQFSCMGTTDKEELIRQMQKLAGDNMNATTASFFLDMNNWNLQAAVCSYFDFESPFKLPSMMLVRDEISDESLTFPPLTKFSKIWTVQNSGDENWPIGCCLQFAGGDRMSTCERIPAPALGAHCTAHLAVELTTPDRPGVYQSKWRMVTPTGSYFGDIIWMIVTVTEESTTSELTQQLSHLTALGSPPSQLADSSRLNNPFGMSSHLHYQDSVQHLPPPDGENKMC, encoded by the exons atggatGTAGATAATGATTTGGTCGATCAACATTTGTTACAACAGTTCAGCTGTATGGGAACGACAGATAAAGAGGAATTAATAAGACAAATGCAAAAATTAGCTGGAGATAACATGAATGCGACTACAGCATCATTTTTTTTAGACATGAACAActg GAACTTACAGGCAGCTGTTTGTTCGTATTTTGATTTTGAATCTCCATTTAAATTGCCTTCTATGATGTTAGTGCGTGATGAAATTAGTGATGAAAGTCTTACCTTCCCTCCATTAACTAA ATTCAGTAAAATTTGGACAGTACAGAATAGCGGTGATGAAAATTGGCCTATCGGTTGTTGCCTACAATTTGCCGGTGGGGATCGTATGTCGACTTGTGAAAGAATACCGGCACCGGCATTAGGTGCACATTGTACAGCTCACCTTGCAGTGGAACTTACTACACCCGATAGACCAGGAGTTTATCAAAGCAAATGGCGTATGGTTACACCTACCGGTTCATATTTTGGAG atataatatgGATGATAGTAACAGTTACTGAGGAAAGTACAACTAGTGAATTAACACAACAGTTGTCGCATTTGACTGCTCTCGGTTCACCTCCTTCACAGCTAGCAGATTCTTCTAGACTTAATAACCCATTTGGAATGTCCAGTCATTTACATTATCAG